A window from Bos mutus isolate GX-2022 chromosome 1, NWIPB_WYAK_1.1, whole genome shotgun sequence encodes these proteins:
- the TNFSF10 gene encoding tumor necrosis factor ligand superfamily member 10 isoform X3, which translates to MALKQAPGSRLGQICMPILIFTVLLQAFGMAVFYMYFNKELKQFAETDCQRLMAGQQRGSGLAS; encoded by the exons ATGGCCCTGAAGCAGGCTCCGGGCTCCAGACTTGGGCAGATCTGCATGCCGATCCTCATCTTCACAGTGCTGCTGCAGGCTTTTGGTATGGCCGTGTTTTACATGTATTTCAACAAAGAGCTGAAGCA ATTTGCAGAAACTGATTGTCAGAGACTAATGGCTGGGCAGCAGAGAGGGTCAGGACTGGCATCTTGA
- the TNFSF10 gene encoding tumor necrosis factor ligand superfamily member 10 isoform X2 has product MALKQAPGSRLGQICMPILIFTVLLQAFGMAVFYMYFNKELKQMQNKYFKSGLACFLEEDDRSWDSRDDESIINPCWELKSQLHLFVKKMTLRTFEEMIPTNPEKQYNPYLEREKGPKRVAAHITGSNRKKSSKNEKAVGHKINSWESSRKGHSFLNNLYLRNGELVILQTGFYYIYSQTYFRFQEPEEVLGTVSTEENRKKIKQMVQYIYKYTNYPDPILLMKSARNSCWSKDSEYGLYSIYQGGIFELKENDRIFVSVTNERLVDLDQEASFFGAFLIG; this is encoded by the exons ATGGCCCTGAAGCAGGCTCCGGGCTCCAGACTTGGGCAGATCTGCATGCCGATCCTCATCTTCACAGTGCTGCTGCAGGCTTTTGGTATGGCCGTGTTTTACATGTATTTCAACAAAGAGCTGAAGCAG ATGCAGAACAAATACTTCAAAAGTGGCTTGGCTTGCTTCTTGGAGGAAGATGACCGTTCCTGGGACTCCAGAGATGATGAGAGTATAATCAATCCCTGCTGGGAACTAAAGTCCCAACTCCATCTGTTTGTTAAAAAG atgactttGAGAACCTTTGAGGAAATGATTCCTACAAATCCAg AAAAGCAATATAATCCTTACCTAGAGAGAGAAAAGGGTCCTAAGAGGGTAGCTGCTCATATAACTGGAAGCAATCGGAAAAAAA GCtccaagaatgaaaaagctgtggGCCATAAAATAAATTCCTGGGAGTCATCAAGAAAAGGACATTCATTCTTGAATAATTTGTACTTAAGGAATGGAGAGCTGGTTATCCTTCAAACAGGATTTTATTACATCTATTCCCAAACATACTTTCGATTTCAGGAACCTGAGGAAGTTTTGGGAACTGTTTCAacagaagagaacagaaaaaaaatcaaacaaatggtacaatatatttacaaatacacAAACTATCCTGACCCTATACTGCTGATGAAAAGTGCTAGAAATAGTTGTTGGTCTAAAGATTCAGAATATGGACTCTATTCCATCTATCAAGGAGGAATATTTGAGCTTAAGGAAAATGATCGAATTTTTGTCTCTGTAACTAATGAACGATTGGTTGACCTGGACCAAGAAGCCAGTTTTTTCGGAGCCTTTTTAATTGGCTAA
- the TNFSF10 gene encoding tumor necrosis factor ligand superfamily member 10 isoform X1, giving the protein MALKQAPGSRLGQICMPILIFTVLLQAFGMAVFYMYFNKELKQMQNKYFKSGLACFLEEDDRSWDSRDDESIINPCWELKSQLHLFVKKMTLRTFEEMIPTNPEKQYNPYLEREKGPKRVAAHITGSNRKKSTLPVPGSKNEKAVGHKINSWESSRKGHSFLNNLYLRNGELVILQTGFYYIYSQTYFRFQEPEEVLGTVSTEENRKKIKQMVQYIYKYTNYPDPILLMKSARNSCWSKDSEYGLYSIYQGGIFELKENDRIFVSVTNERLVDLDQEASFFGAFLIG; this is encoded by the exons ATGGCCCTGAAGCAGGCTCCGGGCTCCAGACTTGGGCAGATCTGCATGCCGATCCTCATCTTCACAGTGCTGCTGCAGGCTTTTGGTATGGCCGTGTTTTACATGTATTTCAACAAAGAGCTGAAGCAG ATGCAGAACAAATACTTCAAAAGTGGCTTGGCTTGCTTCTTGGAGGAAGATGACCGTTCCTGGGACTCCAGAGATGATGAGAGTATAATCAATCCCTGCTGGGAACTAAAGTCCCAACTCCATCTGTTTGTTAAAAAG atgactttGAGAACCTTTGAGGAAATGATTCCTACAAATCCAg AAAAGCAATATAATCCTTACCTAGAGAGAGAAAAGGGTCCTAAGAGGGTAGCTGCTCATATAACTGGAAGCAATCGGAAAAAAAGTACGTTGCCAGTTCCAG GCtccaagaatgaaaaagctgtggGCCATAAAATAAATTCCTGGGAGTCATCAAGAAAAGGACATTCATTCTTGAATAATTTGTACTTAAGGAATGGAGAGCTGGTTATCCTTCAAACAGGATTTTATTACATCTATTCCCAAACATACTTTCGATTTCAGGAACCTGAGGAAGTTTTGGGAACTGTTTCAacagaagagaacagaaaaaaaatcaaacaaatggtacaatatatttacaaatacacAAACTATCCTGACCCTATACTGCTGATGAAAAGTGCTAGAAATAGTTGTTGGTCTAAAGATTCAGAATATGGACTCTATTCCATCTATCAAGGAGGAATATTTGAGCTTAAGGAAAATGATCGAATTTTTGTCTCTGTAACTAATGAACGATTGGTTGACCTGGACCAAGAAGCCAGTTTTTTCGGAGCCTTTTTAATTGGCTAA